GACCAAGCATCGATTCAAATGGAAGTGAGAAGCAGGACTCCCTTCACTCCAAGAAATAGTAAACTCATGCAAATGGATTAACCccagggaagaggaggatgtgCCATTAAAACTGCAGCAGACgggaagcaggcaggggcaCAGCTGAAGATGGCCCAGGCAGTCAGAATTTGGTATTTCCTAGTTTCCACTTGGCTTGGCAACCTCAGCATCATGCTGGTCCTTTTGgagaggccatttcctctgtttAAAGAAAACCTCTGGAAGTTAAGGGGTTGTGTTGTTGGGATTTTTAAAACCAAGGCAGATTTTTAGTgcaccaggagagctgggacctGAAGTTCTGAAGCTTGAGCACTACAGCACTGAAGAGCAGATTGTTACTGTAGAGGGGCTGAAGACATtcaggtcctgctctgcctcagggaGCCATAGAGGCAGCAGATGTTGTGGaatgctggagctggaggaaagCTGGGCTTCAGTTCCCAAGAAGAGGGCAAGGCCTGTGCTGGTCCTTGGAGATGGGTCTGCTCATTTTCCCCAGTCCTCTGGGTCTCATCCActagccagccccagccctcctcccagtgctgcagttctgctgcagctggagtgagCAATGCTGCCAGACACTGGTGTTAAAAAAGGAAGTTCAGGCTAAAGCAAGAAATACATTATTTAAAATCCCTGGTTGAGTAGTTCTGGAGCCAACCAGAAAAGCCTAGGAGCAGTCAGCTTCTGCCGTGCTAGTTGGTGTCCTTGGTTTCTGAATATCCTTTCTCCACCTTTATGTTGCTTCCCTGAAGTTCCTCTAGTCTCCTTTACCGGCGTCGACAGCCCCAAGGCTGCCTGGACATCTCACACTCTTCCCCTTCATTCCAacagcctggagcagccaggcagggccagCTCAGCATCTCCAGCTGTGAGCAGGAGTCTGGTTCCCCACTGTGGGTGCTGCCAGCAAAGTCCGAGATACTCATTTTGCACCTTTCTTTCTTTGAGGTGTCTGccccagcccctaacatctcTGTGCATGCACAGAATGAGTTTCTCCACAGGCTAGTGACTGGGCTGCACTTCAGCAGACATTTGCACTTTTCCCAAGCCAGGACAACTCTGCCACCACACCTAAACACCACAAAGCAGAGAGGGATCAGAAATTCTCAGCAAATGGTCATAAAAAATGAATGGGCTTTTAATAAAAGAAAGACACTGCTCTGTGGGTTGTCCTTCAGGGACTTCTCCCCAGGATGCTTCTACCAGGGAAGACGATTTGTTGAGCTCAAGCTTTTGCTTTGGTTCAACACCTTGCACCTCTTGCCCACAGATGTCCTATTTTAAACAGAGAACTTCAGAGAGGAAGGACCATCAGAATTTGCTGCAGATGGCTCCTCCAAAGCTGTCAGCCACACAGGTGGTGGACCTCACATTTTGGCATCAGTGATGCTCTGTGGCAACCTGGCCCTAGGAGTGAGGACAAATCATTTTGCATCTCACACCAAATTCTTGTGCTCTTTGCTCAGACCACCAGTCCAAATGACAGTTACAGGTAATTACAAGTGACTTCAGGGttaattcttttcttctttttaatacCATATCAAGCTTGTACAGAacctttctcctttctgtccTGCCACTATGGTGTGCCTGGAGATGGCTCTGGGGCTTTTTCTAGGTCTCTGTTGAGTGCTTACAGCCAAATTCCAGCTATTGGAGCACATTCATTTCCTTCCTGAATTCCTAACAACACACACTGCTAACAGAAGAATAACTTCTCCATCCTATAGCAGCACTGTCAATGTCCTGCTATCAGGAGTAAATGTCAGGAGTGCTTAATAGTTTATTATCAATGTGCACTGAATTTTGCTCAGTATAATTACCCAGATAATTAAGAGTGCAAGATGAAATCTCCCACATTTCtcttcctcatcctttcccctaAGACAGCATTAACAATACAGACCTATTGTTTTCCAATGGATCTCTCTTCCTCATCATGGACACATCCCTAAAGGAAAATCTCTTTGCTGAACATCACCAATGCCTATTAGCCTCCAGGATGAATAAGCAGCAAGAAGCAAGTGACCCATCAAAACAAGACCCTAATCAAAGATCAGAGATAAAACTTCAGCCTGTGATAATTCTAACATCCTTACAGGGAAAACAGGATCTTCCTAGGTCTTACCCATCTGCTTTCAGCTCACTGAAGCAGTGTTGGAAAGATTTAGCAAGACAGCCACCTCTCCCCTCTGTCTGTGTTGGCTGCCCCCATAAAAGACATTCAATGGTGTGGGTAAAAGTCAGTGAGGAGCcagccacagaagcagagaaacattcaggttggaaaagcctctcaaggatcaccaggtccaacccatatccttgctctacaaggttcactctaaaccatacccccaggcaccacagccaaaggatttctaaacacatccagggttggtgactccaccacctccttgggtagctcattccagtgcctgaccactcttgctgggaaaacgtTTTCCCTCATATCtggtctaaacctacccagtcacagcctgaggccattccctcttgttctatcactaactacctgtgagaagagaccagcagcagcccctccacagcatcctttcaggtagctgtagacagccatgagctctcccctcagcctcctctttttcaaactaaccatccccagctctttcagtctctcctcatcagatttattctccaggcccttcacagtttccttgccctcctctgcgctgccccagcacctccacatccctcctgcaatgagatgcccaaaactgaacatgatACTTGAGATGTGGCCACACCAGAaccaagtacaaggggacaaccaacttaaactggcagagaaggtAGGACTCTCACCTTTTATCATGTACCACAAGAGGCTACACTAAGAGAAGAGGGGTGAAGATATTGATAACTTCACatctcagggctgctccaaaAGCAGGTTTGTTTGCTTCCTACTGCTGGTTCACAGAAAAGCGGTAGAGgacagagacagacagacagacagacgcCTTCTACCTGAAAAGGCAAAGCCTTGTCTTGTGAAATCCTCTTGGTGCTCTGCTGTTTACTGGCAACCAACAGCatgagcccagccccagccaaagcCAAGTTTTAAATAAACAAAGGCTAACTATTGGAAGTCGTTGGGCTCCGTGGTTCTCGCTTAGAACAAAAGGAAGGAAGTGGAATATAAACTGAggaacagcagcacacagcaaggcTCTGAGATGGGAACCTGCTCTGCAAtgtgctgctgtcactgcttcCCATAGGGAACAGGAGACTTTGGTGGAACCTCCACTCCCTTCGTGGGTTTTGTACCTCACCATCGATTTATTCAACATTAGGCAGTCTTGGAGATTCTCTCTGGAGGTGGCACCTCTGGGCTTTGCTGGCTTCACAGAATTTACCCATACCCTTTGATAACCTTCTGGGCACATTGCAAAGACCATCTGAGTGGCTCCACAGAAACTGCAATTTCTTCTCCTGTCctggagagctggaagggatcttaggcAGGTGTCAACTGGCTGGACGCCGGCTGAAGCAATCACCTCCACGCTGCTGTCATCAGCTAAGCCTTGGCATGGCCCAAAGCCTTGGCAAGGAAGATTCCTTTTATTACtattatggggttttttttgagtccCAGGAAAGAACTCTCATaaaaccagcagcacagcagcaatccAACTAAAACATTGCTTCAGGTGCTCACATTTTACGGTTTGAGGTGGGGCTGGCAAGGGCTGTCCCTCCCCACCTGCTCTTTTGGTTAAGCAGTACCCAGCAAGacataaaataaaaagcaagcCCTGAACACACAAAGCTTcttcccacagcagcatcaaaggAGAACAGATCTCTAAATCACAACAagtaaatgagaaagaaaatcaaCACCGGAGGGCATGGAGGTGGAAGAAGAGACTTCAGAAGGGACTGTGAGAGCAGAACCAACTCTGCCAGGGATGACTTCATtacagcagctctcctccctctgttgagcagcctggcatggcagagctgcaggtctCAAACTTGGATCTTCAGCTAAGACAGACCTACTCAAGTGAGGAGACATCCATGCTTTGAAAAGCAGTAAGCAGATAGAAGTCCCTTGGCTTTCTAGGagcatgagtctgtgattctctaaggAATAACGAAAGCAGGACCAGTTTTAGTCTCCTGGGGCCAGTAAGTCTCCCCTTAGGAGGAGATGCAAGATTATCTACAGCTTTTAGCAGTGAGCCTGAGCACTcactggtgcagcagcagcataaaGCACCTTTTAGCTGTGTAAGCTACAAGTTTGCATTAGTGCAGCTGGACCACAGGTTGCAGTTGCAGCTCTTTGGGTCTTTTCTAATCTTAATGGTTCCATGAAATCGTGCATGTTCAAGTTGGTTTCTCCACCAcagttcacacacacacagctacaGGTGCTCAGGAgtcagctgccagagcagcatggccCAGTTCAGCCAGGACTCTTGCAGGAGCTTGAAACCTGCTCCAGGTGCctcatgcccagctctgctcagcaggcCTCAGCAGTTTGCTTTAGAACATTTTATCCTCATTCTTTTATGCAGCATCATCAAGCCCTGATGATGATCGCTTTCTTgttgctccagagctgctggacactgctgctccctgcctgccacagcaaggCAAGAGCTAAACAAGCAGTGTTTGAGCTCTGGTTGTAAAGGTTGCAAAGGAATCCAGAGGTTTGGGGTAACTGTGGATACTGCAGAGCAAGAAGGAAGGTGGCATATGAAAAGGAAGGGCTAGAGAGCCAGAACGTGTGGTAAGTATTAAATACTTGCATTTAAACAACCTTCAGTAGCTTCTGCAGGTTAAGAACTCATCCTCAAGAACTTCAGCAGTTGCCCTGTGTCAGATGCTTAACTGGTCAGAGTGGTGAATTCAGTGCAGTCTCACTATCCCATGTTGTGCTGGCTCCCAGTTACAGCTcaaaacaggacaaagggggTGCACAAGACAGCCTGGTACCTCTGGCACTAAGACGCACACCCCACTGAGGTATTTCCTCTCACCCAGCTTCAGACTTGCTCTCTGCACACAAAGATCCTCACAAGAGTGAATTTCTTTGTTCTAGAAGCCCAGACACTTCCTGTCGCTCTTCACAGGAGCAGATCCTTCTGCTGCTCATAGTTTGTCATCAATCCAGTCTGGAGAGcaactgcagcagctggtgccCACCTTGTTTTACTGCTGTACCTTCATCTGTGTGCTGTTCAGCAGAACAAAGATTTACACCAGGATGGGCTTGCACAAGGCATTCTTGACAGTAGTCACCCTATGGAGCATATCCTTGGCCTCTAAAAGGAACCCAGTGACAACTCTGCTTCTCAAGGCAAGGAAAATCAACACCTTGAACACCTGAGGTGAAATGTGTTGTCCTCTGCAGAGAGGAAACCCAGAAGAGAGGACTGGGAGATGTCATCATCATCTGCAGGATGAGGATGGAGTGAAAGAACCTTTTAGAAGCTTGCAGGAAGCAGATCAGCAGCCCAGTGCAGTGTGATTAAACCAGAGGTGTTTCTCTCTCAACTATTTCCATGCCTTTCAGTATTTTAGTGCTTTAAAAAGAACAATTCTACCATTTCCCTAACTTCCCACACAAGCCTCCTTGGTTCCCTGCTTTCTCCCCCATTCAaagatggtttttttttaagctgacTGCCAGGGCAAAGTGTTTAACACATTTCAAAGTTATTTCAGAGCAGGAAAttaccttttctttcttccctaaGTCTCCGTAGGTGCAAAGTCTGGATCAGAAGAGCCACAAAGTATAAAAAAACCTGAGAAACCAACACTGCATTCCAAGAGACTCCTGGTTTTTGTTGATCTGGAAACTGTCTCTCCTATCACTGCTTATGCACTAggtaaaaaaacacaaacaggcTCCAGGTAGAAATTTAACTCAAACCAACAGGAAAGAGAAATGACTGAATCTGAAAACCCCACACTGTAAGGATCATAGGAtcgcagaatgttaggggttggaagggacctccacagatcgagtccaacccctgctagagcaggaacataatctagctcaggtcaaacaggaagacatccagacagggctggaaagtttccagaggagactctgccacctctctggggagcctgttccagtgctctgggagccttacagtagagaagttcttcctcgtgttgaggcagaacttcctgtgctgtagtttacatccattgccccttgtcccatcacagagcagaactgagaagagcctgtgctgttccttttgacccccagctctcagatgtttataaacatagattagatcccctctaagtcttcttttacCCAGaccaaacagtcccaggtccctcagtctctctttacagggcagtgctccagtcccttaatgaCCTTCATAGCCCTCCagtgaactctctccagtagaaccctgttcctcttgaactgggtagcccaaaactgaacacaacacgcCAGATGAGATttcaccagagctgagcagagggggagggggatcCTCTCTCGATTAAAGCCCATTTCAGCAATCCAGCACTGCAAAGAAAAGTCCAGGTGAGCAGCTGTTCCTCTGCACAAATGGAACCATTTGAGTTGTTTATCTCACCTCTCTCAGAACAATGAATCACTTTATGGCTGCTGAGTCCCTCTTTAGGAGGCTCTATTAGGGGAGGCCTATTTAAAACTCCCTAGAAGGTAGTTTTTGCAGAGTTTAAGACGCAGGAAGAGCTTAGAAACAGCATTAAGAACAACTGCATCACCTCTTATTTCCAGTCTCTACAACAGAAGTATCTCCAACAAAATCAGTTTCATGCCCCCCACTCCAGAGTCTGAGATGTTAAAACATCCGTGAGAGCGTCTCTGTGCTACCCTCACTCTCATGGAATTGTTTCCTACTCACCTAAGAGTGTCTGCAACCCAAAGCACAAGAAATGAGCTGATTGTCCCTCCCCAAGATGAGAAGTGCAGACACAATGACGCCAGAGGtcggtttggttttggttttttaaaaGGGGTTTCCATTTTGATAATAAGTTTGTTACTACACAGGTAAGAAGATTTATACAGTAAACTTTTCAACTGAAAATACTTTTTCACAACAGAGGAGCAAGCAGAAACTGTCACCTGTGCATGTCACAGCACCATCTAGTACAAAGATGGGACAATGCCACAATGAAGATCAGACGCTTGGCCTCTGCTTCTTTGCCATCCAACCTCTTTCCTCCATAGCAGAGTTTGCCACACAGGTCTTAGCAAATGAGATTAGAAAtcaaagctctgcagctgaTGGGCTCTGCATAGAAATCTCCATCCTTGCAAGATGCTGCCAAGCCTGTTTCAGCAGTTCTCTCAAGAGGCCAGCTGGTTAACACATGGTCACTAAGCTCTACTCAGACACACATAGGGGTACAGATGTCAGCACTGTAACAAAGAGTCTGCACTTAGAAATGTAGATTGCTTCAAGTCTCTGCTACACATCTGAAGGTAGACATTGACCAATTGTCTCTGCTTTAATTCCCTCAGAACTGAGTTAGTGAGGGAGGCACATCCCACAGCTGCTACCAGCCCTGCAAATCACAAGGCTAATACTGCTATTCCTGCTCTATTTGCCttgttttccccctcccccaaaccAGACTTGCAGGTACAGTAAGACCCCACTGCAGCAATTCAATAAGCTAACTTTGAGAAGCTGACTCCAGATCCCACCTcccttcagcacagcacacacagagtggTTCTTCCCACAGCAAAAAGCAGAGGCATTTTCAGCAGAGGTCCATTCCTGTGGGCACACAGCTGGTGTGCCTGCTCCTGGCCCACTCTTTCCAAAGGGAACTGTGGTCTGTTTCAAAGCGTTGTGTCATCTTTTACCAAAGGTGAAAGCTACCCTTCCCTTCCAAGAACAATGGCTTCCATAACCAGCAAGTCCAAAACTCCAGGCTCAGCACACCAGTCACTGCTTTGCCTTTTTCACAATGGTGCCAACAGCTGATATGACAGTGGTTTTGGAGCCACTTGCACTGGTGGTCACCGTGACAACGCCCGGCAGCGTTGCAGTGGTGGTGAGGATGGTGGGCTGAGCTATCGTTGTTACAGGGATGGCAGAGTCCCACTTGCTCTTCCTCTTCTGGGCATCTGTGGATTCGATCAGGTCAAGCAAACAAGGGTTAGCATTATGTTAAAGGCCACCAATCCCTTTGTAACACCCTGTCTTGTCAACTCTTAATATGCCACTGCTCGACTAGAGAGCTTCCCCTCGCAGTAATTTTGGCACACACTGGCAGCAACTGCTGAGGAGAAGACAACTTAGTGCCTCTAGAGCCAAAGTAAAACTCTGCACCTGAACTCCAGCCAAATAGGAGACAGGTTCACTCCTTGCCCCAGAGCATATTTCAACAGAGAACACTCATCTCAGTTGCTCAGGTACAGGCACAGGAcactcagcctgcagtgctttctctcccttcctctcactcaaaaacacagcagaacaTTTTTCAGTCTTTCCAAATCTCTTGAGACCAATCAGTCCTAAGTATACTTTTACAACCACAAACATCAGCAGGTTTCTTGACCTGCTAATAAACTTCTTCACTATCCAACCTCTCTCCTAAGCTTTCATTGCAGAAGGACAGCCATGAGATAGAGGGACTGGAGCTAATCCATCAGCTCCTGGAAGGAACACAATCAAATAAGGAGCCTTCAGAGTTTCCATGAAGCCCTAATCCCAGCCTGTCTGCAGCTCAAGAGGCACAATCACAACTGTTCCTTACCTCCTACTGTGGTACTGGATGTTGTGGTGGTTGTAGAAGAGGCACTTGTTGTTGTGCCCTTTTTAGTGCCAGTCACAAATTCGATCTGGGAAGGGGGAGACACataggagagaggggaagagataAAAATGAAATGTAAATGCACAAACTCTTTTCCCAGCCCACTTCACATGCTTCTGTGAACAGTCTTAGTGCCATGTCAGGCATTGGCCTCTCAAGCTGAATGTGATACAGGAAGAAAGATGCAAACCTGAGGGCGAAAGCATACTGAAGTAATGGTTTCCTAAGTCAGATGCAACAGAAGTCTGCTTGTAACTGATACCAGCAAATGGATTTGATACAGCTCAGAAAGGACAGATCCTGACCCTTAAAGAATGCATTTCTACAGTCAAAAGTGCCTGTTCTTATTCCTTTAAGAAACCTGCAGGACAAGCCCCTACCTGCATAATTTTCTGCCAACTGCATGGTGGCAGAAAACCTAGCAACAAGGGCTACAACAGCACACAGCCTCCTGTTTTCAAACTGCAGATCTGGGCAAGGACACCATCAGATGCCTTTGTTACCGTGCAAAACTCAAAACAAGCAGCAAGACACAGCATGTGctgcaagaaaaaaacaccTCCACACACTGAACAAGGAACCTCCTGCAAGGTTAGATGCAATCTCTAACATTAAATGGTTTTCTGGGCTTTGCAAATGAGGCTGGAAcacttctgctatgaagacaggcggagggagctggggttgctcagcctagagaagagagggctctggggggacctcaaaactgccttccagtacctgaaaggatccttcaggaaggctgcagagagacttttcatgagggtgtctagaagTAGGGCAatagggaatggttttaagctgagggagagcaaggttagactggatgttaggcaaAGTTCTTCGGTGGGAGGgcggtgagactctggaacaggctgcccaaggagtgttcaaggccaggctggaggaggccttgagtagccaagtctagctgagaggtgtccctgcagggaggttgaagaTTATCTCTAAGGCTcattccagcctaagccattctgtgattctgatgccAGCCACTAGCAACGGAAAAGCCTCTCTCAGAGCCTGTCTGTGCTCTTTTTGGGGGGTACAGAAGAATGCATATTTTGCAACAAGCCCAATTAAAGTTGTAACAGGCTCAACATTGCTGGAACCTACATACAAGAAGGCAACAtccaggagaagagaatgcaGACAGTCTCACAATGAGGTATGAGGAGGAAATGAAGCTATAACTAGGCTATGTCACCAGGTGAAACGTCAtagataagaaaaaaaatgttctttgtGTTATCTTCCCTGTATCTGGCTTACTGAATGCCAGTTTAAGAGCTCTGCTTCAAATATGCTgacaaaacagaaggaaattcAGTGAAATAAACAACCTAGGGAAAGGGGCCTTAAAGGAAGGGCAGACAACTTGATCTGTTCAGCTTGGGAAAAGGCATGCAAGAAGAAAGGCCAGAATCAGGGAATACCAAGCAGTATCAGCACAGAGCACATAAAGACTGAACAATTAAAATGAAactcagcagggcagcaaaCAACCCTCCTGTATCTGTATCTCCATCTCTTTTGGTTCTGAATAGCTACCTTCGTGCGTTCCTTCTTGgccttctccagcttgtccattTCAATCTTCTGGGCTTTAGctgagagaaaacagaagttACAAGAAGCTCTAGGAACAGCACAAATCCATATTTTTATCTCATTCATTTCCCATCATCAGTAATCAAAAACTTCAAGTTGTGTATAGAAGATTCATCTGCCATGaaactggctgctgcttttggatCAAAGCATTACTGCACAGCATTGATGCCTTAAGAGATTAAACCCTTGAAGACCCAAGGCTTTTCAGGCTGATGGAGCATCAGCAACATTCAGGCACATCCAACCAGAATGAAGTACTGAAAGAGCAGCATGTGATGACTCCTCATTTATAAAGGAAGTGAAAACTCCAGGGCAGTTAATTAACTACAAAACACAAAGAACTAAGGACAAAAAAAGACACAACCCAGAAAAGGCTTCCTGGAATTACCTAGTGCTTCATAATATGAATCCTCTGACCAGCCATGAGGATCAAACATGtcctgaaggggaaaaaaaaaagatgtcatATCAGGGTTACTTCCACAAACCCAGTTAAAAAATGTTTTATGTATTTTATTCATCAGTGATTTCTTCTggcatcccaaagtgccacaatGACTGTGAATGAAGGAGCAACTTTGAAGCCAAAAGGATGCTCAGTTAAGATGTATTTTTCTGCTGTTCAGCTTCTGCCCCTGCCAAAGAGTTTCTTATTTACCTGGAGTACAGCAGCTTTTGTTCAGAGTCATTAtagcaaagctggaggcagggaggctCAGTACCACATAAAAACATTTACTTCAATGCAGAGAAACAGATTAAAGTTCCTTTAAAGGGCCTCTAAACAAGCAAGCTTGAGGAAGCCTGAGGTAAGACCTCACACacctgtattatcttttacccaGTCCCCTACCAGCCAGAAGTAGAGCACCTCACCTTTGGATAATTTGTGCCAAGTTCAtcaatggaacaaaactggatCAGCTTTTCATAAATGCTGCAAAGGAAAGACAAGAGTTCAGAACAGAGCCAGGGAGTGGGAAGGCAAATGGAAGCATTTCAGATTTTCAGTACAGAGGCTGTCACCACCTCATGCTACAAGAGCAAAATCGGAACTTGGGAAACTCAACTTGCTATGATGCATGTCACAATGTCACCACATCATCTCCTGCCTCTTCCaaatcacagcatcaaccaggttggaagagacctccaagatcatccaatccaatctagcacccagccctatccagtcaactagaccatggcactaagtgactcatccagtcttttcttcaacatctccagggatggcaactccaccacctccctgagcagcccattccaatgccaatcactctctctgggaagaacttcctcctaacatccagcctagatctcccctggcacaacttgatactgtgtcctcttgttctgctgctgctcacctggcagaagagaccaacctcagctgctgcctcacagaGCACAAAGAAGATCTTTACTGTTTCATCTACAAATGACATCTTTTTGTGAACAGTAGCACCTTTTGCTCAGGATTCTGTTTCTGCTACAATTCCAAAGAAGAAAATTCTCTGAATTTGCTTTGGTGACACAGATCAAGACAGTGACTCACCTGGGGTTGCGGAACTCCTTTTTCCTCTGAATGATGTAGTTCATATCCATGCCCTCTTTAATTTTCCTCTCATACAGCTTCTGGATTTTATCCTAAGGGAGAGGGATTTACAGGGTGAGCcagtaggaaaaaaaggagCACAACAGCTGACTAGCCAAAGTGGCATGTGGAAACAAGCCAACTGAACCACTGACCTTGCTCAGAGCAAGGATTCCACCTCTCCCAGTGACTTCCTTGCATAGAGCAAGGATTCCACCAAGCCAGGCAGGCTGATTAGAACAGACATTTCTTCCTTTAAGACCTGAAAGTATCTTCATGATCTGCCTGGATGGGAACTGATCACTTTCTGAAGGTTTCAGTGATTAAAGGTTTACATTTGAGGCTGTAGTGTACACTCCAGCTTCCTAGTCTGTTCACAGAGTaccaggctggagaggaccccaaggatcatctagtcccatgTTTCAGGTTAAGCATATAGCTTAAATGAGATAGCCCAGCATCTTGTCAAGCTGGGCCATGAAACTGTCTCAtgtagctctgcagagccatgaCTACAGAAGCCAGCTCTGAGAGGGGCAGGTGAACTCCACAAAGATTCTTTCCTAACTCAGGGACCATCACACACATGTTCCACCTGAAAAAAAAGCTCCTGAGCAACACTGCACAGAAGACAAGGCTCATGGCTACACCTGGGTAACAAACAGTTGAGTAGAACAACGTCCTGCTAGAGAACTAAACCCAAGGTGATCCCAGTGGTGGTATCTACTGGCAGCCAAAAACACTCTTAGGAGCAATGCACTCACAACTCCCTGCCTGGGTGCAGTGCTCAGTTTGACAGAAACAGCTTTTCTGCAGATCAGCTTCTCACAGTTGCAGCGGCTGTTGTGTTACTGAAGCCACAAGCCCCTGCAAAAGGCAACTGAACTGCCTGAGTTTGGAAATGTCAAGCAGTCCACTCTCTAAAAATAAAGATGATTCTTTCTCATCCTCAGCAAGGCAGTGAAAGACCTTAAAAGTATTTTttactttgctgctgctgaacgGATAGCAAAAGCAGAAACTTTCAGGTGGAACAGAAAACTTGAGTGATATTACCAGGAGAAGAGTCTCAGCAATCTCCTGTATCTTTTCTTTTTAGCACAAATTTGTCATGTGCAAGAGGCCTATaaaggatgagcagaggcctTCAGTCTTGCAGGATGGGAGAGCTGAGTCAATCCTCTTTTGCTGTTTCTGGGTAAGTCATTTCGTGCCTCCCTCTGTCTGAGCAGTCAAACACAGAACACTGACTATTGTCTAAGGGCTTGCTCATGCCTGCATAGAAGAGGACCATTAAGAGCTGATATAAAACTTCTATTCTATCAAtcttaaaaaaaagcaaagcaacttTCTAAGTTTTCATCAGGTCTTAATGAAATTAGCAAGAAGAAATTACATAATCTCCACTCTTGGTGCACACATCATGAGGTTTGAAGGAAGAACTGCAAAAAGGTGAATTTGGGGAGTAGAAATGATTGAATTGGTATTTCCTTCCACCCCCTCCACCACTGTGGAAGGAGTAATACAGTTCATAAAGTCCACAGATAGGGAAATACTCCCTTTGGCAGAGTTCAAGAGGCAGTTTATTAGAGGAAGACTGAGAAAAGGGAAGAGCAAATCCACAGAGAAAAGCCTTAAGCCTTTTGCCT
This is a stretch of genomic DNA from Pogoniulus pusillus isolate bPogPus1 chromosome 11, bPogPus1.pri, whole genome shotgun sequence. It encodes these proteins:
- the SAP30BP gene encoding SAP30-binding protein, which produces MAAAKRSVLSSLAVYAEDSDPESDSEAGTAGSDGGTTTGEKGGLVSVGYGEDDFTRVDGDEDGCEEEDDENSRQSEDDDSETEKPEAGDLKEFSELEKRDPQELVASFSERVRNMSPDEIKIPPEPPGRCSNHLQDKIQKLYERKIKEGMDMNYIIQRKKEFRNPSIYEKLIQFCSIDELGTNYPKDMFDPHGWSEDSYYEALAKAQKIEMDKLEKAKKERTKIEFVTGTKKGTTTSASSTTTTTSSTTVGDAQKRKSKWDSAIPVTTIAQPTILTTTATLPGVVTVTTSASGSKTTVISAVGTIVKKAKQ